The Oscillospiraceae bacterium genome contains the following window.
TCACCTACCACGGCATGACCGCCGAACAGGTGCTGTGGGCGTGGTTCAAGTCTGAAATCCTCTGCCCGAAGCGCCTTATTTTCAAATCCGACAGCTATTACTACGAAGCCATGCAGCCCGCCATCCGCGCGGGCATGAAGCGAAAGAGAGGTTTGCCTATAAAGAAAAATACGCATAACAGCGAGGAAACCGCTTGATTAAAACCCTGTCGAAAGCGCAGAAGATGGAACGCGAAAAGTTCCGTATTCCGCGCAGTGTGCAGGACGCCATTCCCATCCGCCGCATTTTCGCGGATGGGATTTTCCAAGTCGGCAACCAGTATTCCAAAACATGGTCGTTTACCGACATCAACTATGCTATCGCCGGCAAAGAGGACAAAACGTCCATGTTCCTTGACTACTCGGAACTGCTCAATGCCCTCGACTCCGGCGCATCGGCAAAAATCACAATTTACAACCGCCGCATCAACAAGGCCGAGTTTGAGCGCAGCGTCCTGCTGCCCGACAAGGATGATGGTCTGGACGAATACCGTCACGAATTCAACCAGATGCTGACCGCACAGGTCACCGGCACCAGCAACAGCATTGTGCGGGAGCGTTATCTGACCGTCAGCGTGGTAAAGCGCAACGCGGACGAAGCCCGCAGCTACTTTGCCCGCGTCGGCACGGATCTGGTGACGCACCTTGCGCAGCTTTCCTCGGTGGCAACCGAACTGACGCTGACCGAGCGCCTGCATATTTTCCGCGACTTTTTCAAGGCTGAGGAACAGGCTGCGGCGGAGTTCAACATCCACGAACACGCCAAGCGCGGGCAGCATTTCAAGGACTGGTTCTGCCCCGACAGCGTGGAGTTTGCCGCCGACCATTTCAAGCTGGATGCGCGGTATGGCAGGGTGCTGTATCTGCAGGATTACGCCAGCTACATCAAGGACAGCTTTGTGTCGGAACTCTGCGACCTTGACCGCGACCTGATGCTGTCCATCGACATCCTGCCGGTTCCCACGGACGAAGCTGCCCGCCAGCTGCAAAGTACACTGCTGGGCGTGGAAACGAACGTAGCCAACTGGCAGCGCCGCCAGAATGCCAACAACAATTTTACCGCTACGATTCCTTACGACATGGAGTTGCAGCGCAAGGAAACCAAGGAGATGCTGGACGACCTGACCACCCGCGACCAACGAATGATGTTCGGACTGGTGACGCTGGTGCATCTGGCTGACAGCAAAGAGCAGCTCGACAGCGACACCGAAACGCTCTACTCCACAGCACGCAAGCACCTGTGCCAGCTTTCCACGCTGCGTTGGCAGCAGAAAGACGGGCTGGACACGGTGCTGCCTTACGGGCTGCGGAAAATCCAAGCCCTGCGAACCCTTACCACCGAAAGCACCGCTGTGCTGATTCCGTTCCGGGCGCAGGAAATCATGGAGCCGAACGGTCTGTATTATGGGCAGAACGCCGTCAGCAAGAACATGATCGTAGCGGATCGCCGCTTGCTGCTCAACGGCAACAGCTTCCGTTTGGGCGTTTCGGGTTCCGGCAAGAGCATGAGCGCCAAGGAAGAAATCGTGCAGATCGCGCTTTCTACCGAGGATGACATCCTCATCCTCGACCCGGAGTCGGAGTTCGGATATCTGACCGAAGCCCTTGGCGGTGAGGTCATCCGCATTTCGGCCACGTCCGACACCCACATCAATGCGCTGGACATGGACCGTGCCTACGGTGACGAGCGCAATCCCATCGTCAGCAAGTCGGAATTTGTGCTGTCGCTGTTCGAGCAGCTCATCGGTGACGGCATGGTGACGGCGAAAGAAAAGTCCATCCTCGGCCGCTGCACCGAGCAGGTGTATCTGCCCTACATTCGCAACGGCTATAAAGGCACACCGCCTACGCTGCAGGACTTTTACCGTCTGCTCCAGATGCAACCGGAACCCGAAGCACAGGGGCTGGCGCTTTCGTCCGAGTTGTTCATTACCGGCACACTGAACACCTTTGCCCGGCACACCAATGTGGACACACAGGCGCGGATCATTGCCTATGACATCCGCGAACTGGGTGAGCAGCTTATGCCGCTGGGTATGCTGGTGACGCTGGATGCAATCTACAACCGCGTCATCCAGAACTGGAAGAAAGGCCGCAGAACGTGGATTTTCTGCGATGAGTTTTACATTTTGTTCCGCTATGAGTACAGCGCCAATTTCTTCTACAAGCTGTGGAAGCGCATCCGCAAGTACAACGGACTTGTGACCGGACTGACGCAGAATGTGGACGAACTGCTGCGCTCCGACACCGCCCGCCTGATGCTGGCAAACTCGGAGTTTTTGGTCATGCTGAACCAGAGCGCCACCGACCGCGAGGAACTGGCGAAGCTGCTGAATATTTCGGATAACCAGCTCGGCTATGTCACGAACGTCCCCGCAGGCTGCGGGCTGATTCGCTGTGCGGGCAATATCGTGCCTTTCACCAACAGTTTTCCGAAAAATACTAAACTCTATGGCTTGATGACGACCAAGCCGGATGAACAGCAAAAGGAGTGAAACAATGATTTATAAAAATAAAGGGCCGCCGAGAAGCTCGGTAACGATTCTCCCATGGATAAAAGTGGTTGACGAAATTAGTGATTTGAGAGTAGCAGGAAATATTGACAGGATTAGCTTTGTCGTATTATCATGCTATTATTTGTTTATTCTGACACTAGTAATGTGCTATAGAATTTTTCTAATTCATCAGTTACTATTTGTGGAACTATGCGGTTTTCAAAATTTTCTTCGTTAATGCCATGCATGCTTAATGCGTGAAGAAGTTTTTTGTCGAAATCATATTGTTGCTGCTTTTCAAGGAATCTTTCAAAACCAACGGATGCAAGTTTATCTTTATCACAAAGTTGATGAACAGCAAAGGCAATGTTCATCTTAAAGCAGAGCTTTGACATAAATTCTTTATCTAGTATATTTTCTGACAATAGGTTGACATAATGGAGTGACACAGGATACCTAATATATGGCGTACATTTGTATTCTATACAAGACGCTATAATATCAATTGCTTGCTGAATACAGCCGAATACCATCATAAAGAAATTATATGCATCTTGCTTTTGAGGATTTACCATATAAGGTAATTCTGCTAATGCTCGTATGAAGCGATCTTTTATGGGCACTGTTATATCATCATCTTCTGAAAACACAACAATTCTTCCAATGTCTTCACGAGCATAAGCAACGATATCATCGATGCTATCACACTTTTTAAAGTAGTCCCTAATACTATCGATTCCATCAAAGAGACTGACAAAAGCTTGCTCTCCAATTTCATAAAGAACGCGAGAATCTCTTGATTGGTTAAATAGCCGCAATGGCAATATAAGAATATTTTCATCGGTGCCTTCTAGTATCCTTAGATTATCTTCTGAGGTTATTATGACTTGACGGTAAAGGAATTCAGAATCTGTACCCCTCTCCATTTTTCCACATAGTTCTGAATATCTACCTAAAGGGTCATCCAAAATGTGTTTTTCCCCCATTAATAGAAATGGCAAATGTTCGTTATCGTTAAAATCCATGAATGTTGCGGCTGTAAAAATATAACAATCTTCTCCATAGAGCCAATATTTTAGATACAATTGTACTTCATCGATATGACGAAGCCAAAACAAGTTGAGTTCATCCAGCGCCTCTGGAACTTGACCACTTTTTAATTTGGGAGAAAGTTTGGATAGCAATTCTTTGTATTCGATTTGGATGCCCTTAATCCTAGTTATCAATAGGTTTGAGTTCAAAATTGATTACCCCATTCAACATTTGTTGTGGAATCCCATAAATTTCATTTAAAAACGATACGGTTTTATTCATAATCATAATGCAATCAGGTAAGACCGTCTTTAATCTGATTTCATCTTCAACATCCGGAACACAATGGCATTTGTGCGCAGGATTATCACACTTTAGTAGAGAGGATTCACGAATTGCTCCCCATAGCCCATGTTCAAAAGAAGAATCGTAGTCGTAATACAGTCCATAGAGTTCTTTTTCGTTAACACTTTCAGCTTTAAGTCTAATATTCTGCTTATCAAAATATTTTGTATCCATATCGATAAACTCTTCTGACTTAAACTCGTTAACCAATAGTTCTATATATTTTTCATCGAAATGTGATTCCCCAGATGCTTTGAATTCCCGATATCTTGATAAAACGAGCTTATATAGCCCTATACCATATAGCTGATATTCTCGCCAAATATTATCATGTGATTGCTCGTTTTTTACAAGGTATTTCATCATAATATAGTCTTCTATCATAACGCGCACACAACTTCTACCGGCAATGGAATTAAATGCCCGTAATTCGTAAATTTCCTTCAGACGCTTATATGAATATGTCGCAAGTCCAAGCAAAACAACCATTTTTTCATCAAGCGGAGCTGTTGTCACAAATAAATCAGAGAGATACCCAAATAATTCGTGAAGCCTTTCCATATATGCGGTAAATTCTCGATTTTCAGATGGGAATTTAGTAACGAATATATTACAATCAGTCATTTCACTTACACACCTCCAAAATTCTTTCAGAAATAGTGAATCCACCTTCTCAAAAGTCAAAATTGTCATTTCCGTAGCGCGAACAGTTGGACGAATCATACGCATTGATTCATCTGCATGATCGCATACCGGATAAGATCTTAACAAATCAATTTGACTTTGGTGAAGATGCAATTTCCCTGAAAGCACACTAAAATATAGAACCACAAACCTAATATCTGTAGCATCATTAGACTGGTGATCTGCTATTCTGCTCATTGTGAAAACTAGAGTTTCACATCTCTCTGAAGCACTGACGTTCGGGCAATAAAAATATTTTGCGAAAGTTGGGGCCTTACTTACTGTAAGAAAAACCGTTAAAGGATTAAGAACTTCTTTTGCTCCAATTGACACAACATATTCAAAAAGGGCTTCTTGAACATCAGTGTCTAGTTTTAATATTTCAGATAGTCTTGCTGTATAAAGATTTGGTGCCAGTTTATGTAATAAGGAAATTATATTATAAGACTTCCTCAGACCCTCATCACGTCCATAGTGGTTTAAAATAAGCCCGATCCATAGATATTCAGGCATACGCCCATAAGCCCATGACTTCTCGTCTTCGAATTCTTTCACCATGGGCAAATTGTTAAACGGGGTAATGAATTTTCCTTTTTTAAATATATGTTCAGATAATTTGATATGTCTCATTAAACTGTTCCACCAACCCTTCTACTTTTTATATCGTTCATTGCGCTAATAAATGCCTTTTAAAGCACAAAAATTATTTTTAGAATAGTCTCACTAAATTTATACTATTACTTTTGATTGTAGCAGATTTTATTCATCAGGACAATCATTAAAAGTCGCATCTAACGGGCGTGGGTATTCATGAGACATGATTTCTGTGATATCGATAGATATCTTTATTGTGCTTTTACAGGCTTATTATAGCGATATTTGTAATCATTGCCAAGAAAATTAATAAGTTTTCCAATGTAAATATAAAGCACTAACTTTGTATGTGTGTTAATAATTCAAGCTTTTTGTATGGGACCATGGTTTTATTGTGCAAAAGTAACTTATAGTTGCTATTTTGCTTGGTGGCTATATAAACGGTACGGTTAGATTTTATGCGAGTTTGAATCAAATCAAAAAATATAATCAGAGGTGATATCATGGAAGAAAACAAATCTGAATATGAGGCAACAAGCAATTCATATAGAAAAGCGCCAAAAATAGCACAGAAAATGTTATTGACAAAAGCCGTAGAGAAAAGTCGAACTAAGCTACAGGAAATCACTTCTATGCAGGAGAATGGTGACTATACCACAGCCCCAGACACTGGGTCAACAGTGACAGATACAACTTATTCGATGGTAAAGGAGACCACCGATTTCACTGTGCAGCAGGTGCGCAAGTTTACCCGCAAGCAAATTCAGAAATACCGGGAACGCCGCACAACAGAGCGGGCTGAGACTACCCGTGCCCACACCGCCAGTGAGTGCGGTGTCAGCCCGAAACAGGCTGGGCACGGTACGTTGCCCGATGCAGAGCAACGTCCGCGTTGTGGGGCAGATTTGCCCCGACAGCGGGCAAAAGAAAAGGTCGTCACCGCCAAAATCGCGCCGCGCGACATTCGCGGCGTGACCCAAGGTCAGCGCCAACTGCGAACCGCCGCAAATGAAACTGTGCGGAGCATAACAACCCAAGCACAAATGCAGACCCGTACACGTCAAGTGCAGCTTGCTATCCAGAAAGCCGCCAGCAGCACCCGCAAGACGGCTGTGGCGGTGCGCTCGGCCATCCGTCATTTTCTCGCCAGCCTCCACAGCCTTGTTGCGGCCATTGCCGTAGGCATCAGCGTGGCACTCAGCATTATCATTGTCATCAGTCTTGTGGCATTTGTGTCCGGTTCGGCCTACGGCATCTTTTTTGCCGACAATGCGCCCAGTGCAGATACCATCACCGTCCAAGAGGCGGTAGAGACGCTGACGGCGGAATACCGCGACAGACTGGAAGAAATCTCCGATACAGTACAGCACGACCGCCAAGACATTACCGCCAACGATGACGTGTACTACATCCGCTGGCAAGATGTCCTGGCGGTCTTTTCTTCGTATGTGGCAGGCAGCGAACAGGGCGCACCCGTTGCGGCGCTGACGGAGGAACAGATGGACAAGCTGCGGGAAATCATGTGGGCGATGAACGCAGTGGACTACTCTACCCGTGCGGAAACCGCTGTTATAGAAACGACGGACAAGAACGGAAAAGCAACCACAATAGAGATAACCGAAACCGTCCTCGTAATCGAACTGACCCACAAAACACCCGACGAGATGGCATTGGATTACCACTTTACCTCTCGCCAGAACACCTACCTGCAACTCCTGCAAGACCCGCAGCATGAAGAACTGTGGGCAGAATTGCTCGGCGGTTTTGCACAGGGCGGTGGAGAACTTATGAACCCGGACAGCACCCGCACACCGACAGGCACCCTGCAATGGCCACTGCCGGTTGCGGGTACCATTACCTCACAATTCGGACATCGCGTAGACCCCATCACCGGCGAAGTCAGCTCCCACACCGGCACCGACATCGCCTGCGCCGAGGGTACGCCGATCCTCGCCGCCGCAGATGGAACCGTCACCGTTGCCAACGGTCTTGACAGCTGGGGCGGCAGTTACGGCTACTATGTCCAAATTGACCACGGCGGCGGGCTTGAAACGCTGTATGCACACTGTTCGTCCATCTGCGTCACCACCGGTCAGCAGGTGCAGGCCGGGCAGGTCATTGGCTATGTCGGGCACACCGGGCGGGCAACAGGCAGCCATTTGCATTTTGAGGTAAGAGCAAATGGAAATCGCGTAAATCCACTACAAAATTTTCTGTGATAGAAATCACTTTATAATTCTGAGTGCTGATGCGACAAGCGAAAAATACAGACCGCCACAGAGGTGTTTAATCCTCAAGGCGCAAGGAAAAAGAGCGTTTATAAAATACATTAAAATCCATCGATTGCACGTTCGACAATCATGGAAACAAAAATAGACATCACAACTAACCATATGGCAGCAACGGTTTGAATAAAGTTACTTACTGCAACACAGATAAAGTTGTATCACAAATATATGCATGACTGTCATAGCAGGAATTTGTTCGGATAACTTTTATCATCAAAACATTACCCCCATTTACACTGACACTAATAGGCCGAATATGTTCATCTCGCACAACGTCATCAACACGCCCAACGAGAACATCATCAAGATAGATCTCCACGCTCATGTTTGCATCTCGATTTGTATCTTCCGATGTGACAATATTTGCCGCGAAGGTATCATATTGACCATCCAACTTGAACTTGGCCCATGCTGTATCTGAAGCCTCAAAGCGATACGATATACTGTGCGTGGTTCCATATAAATCCTTGACTGAGGGGACTTGCTCACAATTAACACTGTCAAGGCATTCCAAATTGTCAAGGCGCTTGGAAATGTCTCGCTTTAATCCACCCTGCTCAATTACGCTATTGATTTCGTCTGAGGAATATGTATTTAATAGTGTTTCCTTAAGTATTTGAATTTGATTTTTCAAGTCGTCATTTTCGTTTTGCAGGCTTTGGACTTGTCCCTGCAACGTTGATTGATTTGCCTGATACTGACTGTTCTCGTCAAGAACCTTTCTGTATGCGGAAATCAGCTCATCAGTTGAGTCTGTTAAATCAGTGCCGGCAGATACATAGCTGCCAGTTTCCCCTAAAATTTGGATGACATTTCCATTTACTGTTTGGGAGATGTTCTGGACGTTATGAAGTTGAAAAGCGCTTCCACCTGCTACAATAGCGGAAATGGCGGTAACTACTGCACAAATAATTTTGGTGCGGTTTTTCTCTTTCGTAATCATTTTACACTTTTCCTTTCTAGTTGAGCAGGTAAATCGTTCTAATTGTGTATTCTCCAGAAGCTCTTGTAGGCTAAACACGAGAGCTTCCTTTAAGGAAGCAAGGGAGAGTCAACTCTAAAATAATCGCTAATATAGATGATATACTTTATGTGACTTTCAAAATGTATTTCACCCATTTGTCGGGCATCGCGCATTATCCTGAAAGCGCATACCCCCGTCCCATTACGGTTTTCAAATCATCCGGGCCTAGATCCAGTTTCTTCCGCAGCTTTGCGATATGCACATCAACCGTTCGCGTCTGAATCGGCACTGTGATATTCCATGCAGATGCCAGAAGAAAGTTTCGGGAGCAGATGTGCCCAGAATGGTCGAGCAGCGTAATGAATAGTTGATATTCTGTGGTCGTCAGGTGAATGCGGCAGCCTTGCCTTTGAACGGAGAAATCGCTTTCATCGATGGACAGATTTTTATAGTACTTCATCTGGAACACCTATCATGTCATAATCGTCAATAAGAGCCTGTCCGATTGCCCATGCGAGGAAGAATGCTGCGCATACCAGAAAAATCGGAATCCACATTGCATTATAGCTTTCTCCGTCAGCGGTATATCCTTGGTTTTGCCAGAGCGCGGCTGCATGGAAAAGCGGATAGAATCCCAGCCACTCGATACCATTTTTCATTCCGGAAAGGCTCAGCAGCGCGGGCAGGCAATACGAAACAGCGCTGATAAACAATGCAGGCAGCAGATTTCCCAATTTCTGTCCCAACCATAGAGTAATTCGGCTCATGCAGAGGCAGGCCGCGAAACGACAGATTAGCCAGAAAATCAGCAAATCCGACAGGGTTATAAACTTGGGTACAGCCTGCAAGTCGGAGATACTCATCGCAGGCCCCAGCAAAGAGGGAAGGCCATAGTCACGCAGCACCTGCCACAGGTGAGGCAGAACGGTTCCGAACGATATAACCGCTGCCACGGCGGTACTTTGCCGCAGCTTTGCCTTTACAGTGTATTTGCGGCCCAATGGTGTGCAGGCCAGAATCTCATCCATGCCGCCTTTGCGTTCCATGGCAAACAGGCCGCTGAAGCACAGCGCACACAGCAGCCCCGCCAGAAGTGTATCCTGTACATCGCCGGTGCCGGTAAAGCCGAACAGCTTTTTATATCCGGTTTCATAGACAAGCCATGCACCGGGATTCTCTTTCAGATAGTAATTGATGTTGGACTGCACTACACGCTGATAGACAGAATATTTCTGCTGCAGTGAATTGTAGGCCAGCAGCGCATCACTGCTCAATTCACCGCTGTTGACGCGCTTCTGGGTCTCCAGCATGGGAATAAATTCGTTGCGCTGATCTTTCAGCCAGTCGCGGCTTTCTTCGCTCCACGGGCCGGAAATGTGCTTCATATAATAGGCATAGTAAATTTCGTCCGCGTCTATGTAGCTCTCCGCCGTCACGCCCTGATAGATGCCAAACGCCAGAAACGCTGCCAAGAATACTGCGGCCCCATTCATCAACAATAACTTCCTGCCCTCTTCATGGGTAACAGAGGTCGCACGCGTTTTGCGGGAAAACGTAAGTGCAAAGCTGTGCTTGGCAGCCGGCAGCAGCTGTGCCTTGGCAAATACCGTACAGAATGCTGCAAATAGCGCACCACCCAAAACGGCTGCCGTCAACCATTCGACCAGCGGCAGGCTGACAGGATTACCAAACCAGAAAAGATTCCGATAGTTTCCCAGCAGCTCATTGGTCTGCAGCAGGCTCACCATATTCGCATATTTTACAACGTTCCAATGACTTGTGGCAGGAATTGCAGCACGAATACCGTACATTGCCAAGGGCAGCGCCAACGCGCCAATCCAACCGGCCGCAGCACGTTTGGCGATAAGGGCAGCCAGCATGACCCACAGCCCCATCACAAACGCACCAGCCCACTTAGCAAGTAAAAACCGAAAAAGATACTGGCCAACGGTAATCTGCATGGTACAGCGCATCAAAGCCGGAACGCTTTGAATCGTGCGGTTCATGGGGCCAAGGCTGAACGATGCCGAACAGTATGCGAGATTGACCCCATACAGCACCGTAAGAACGACCAATAAGCTGGCAGCAAATGCCGCCAGCTTTGCAATGGCCGTCTTTAACCGTCCACCGGGCAAGCTGCGAATCAGGCTCAACAAACCGCTGTCGCGCTCTTGGCGTACAAGAATCAGCGCAAGCAGCAGCATAGCCGCCAACAGGATAAGATCCGTGAATGCATAGCTGATGGCCGTGTACAAACCCTTTTGCGGGTAATACTCTATAGGCGTATCTGCCAGCCCGGCATAAACCTGCGCGGTCAGTTCTATGTTTTTTAAATCGTACCCGGTACGGTCATTTTGAAAAATGGAGATGCCGGACAGTTGGGTGGCCTTGGTTTGAACCCCCTCCAAGAAGTCGTTGTAAGCAGCCACGGTGTCATACTCGCTTTGCAGCTGGCTGAACAGGCGGTACTCTATGTTCAAATCATCTGTGAATAGGGTGTAGGATTTGTCATTATATTCCTGCTCATAGGCATCAAACATAGCGGCATTGTCCTGCCGATACTGGGAAAGGCCATAGCCACCGTATGCCATTTCACGGTAATACTGTCCGATTTTTACAAGGCTTTCTATCTCGGTGTATTTGTCATGCAGATAGCTGCCTTTTTCCTCCATGGTCTTGCCTGTCAGTTCTGTGCCTACAACCCGGTACGCAGAGGCGGGCGGCTGTTTGGCGGTGGGGCGGGTGCCCATCCACAGCAGCAAGAGATTGGCGGATGCCAGTATCGCCAACAGGACAGGAAACACCCTGCCGCCCCAAATTTTGCGGAGTTCAGCAAAAAACAGGCTCATTTGCCGTCCCCCTCACCGAACACATTCAGGTAGACATCCTCAAGACCTTGGCCGGGTGCGTATTTTTCAATCAACTCCGGCACGGGCGCGGCATCCACAATTTTGCCCGCACGCAGCAGAATGACCTTGGTAGCGACCGTTTCTACGTCCGAAACAACGTGCGTTGCCACAAGAATAATGCGGTCTTTTGCCATATCTGCCAGCAATTCACGCAGGCGAACGCGCTCCTTTGGGTCAAGACCCGCCGTTGGTTCGTCCAAAATCAGCAGCTTGGGGTCACCCAACAAGGCGGAGGCTAACAGCAGACGCTGTTTCATGCCGCCGGAATAGGCAGAAAGGCGCTTGTCCAATTCGGCGGTTAAATTTACGGCGGCAGCCACACGGGCTATCTCAGATGCAACGGTCTTGCGCGGGATTTCCTTCAGCGCAGCCATGTAGGCGAGGAACCGGCGGCCAGTGTAGCTATCATACAGCCCCTGCTGCTGCGGCATATAGCCGAGCACGCGGCGGAACGCGATGCCCCGCGCAGGGCGGCCGCACCAAAGAACCTCGCCGGAATCGGGCGCAAGCGTACCTGTGATAATGTGAATTAAAGTGGATTTCCCAGCACCGTTGGGCCCCAGTAATCCGTAAAGCCCCGGCGTCAGGGTGAGCGACACGCCCGACAGCGCTCTTTTCACTTGCGGCTGCTCGTTTTTTCCCCATGTAAATATTGGAATATTCGAAATGTAGGTTTTGTAAAGAAAATCAAGGGTAAATACAGTATCCATAAATCATAAGTATGAATTAGAAGTTCATTTTGTTATGCAATCAGAATAATACGATCTCCGAGTCTCTTATGTCCCTACATATGAGGATATGTATCAACTAATTCTTTGAATGAAACGGAGTAAGATTATAGCACATCGTCATTTATCGCTATATAATTTGGAATGTTATTCCAGTAATCGCTTTTAATCATCAAGGAAACATCAGGAAGCAACATATTTGTGGTTATTTCCTGCCCATCTGGGGCTAAATCAGGTACAGAATATTCCTTTACTCCAGCTTGTACAAGAAAATAGTCGAACCCTTCTTGCAAAATATTGACATTGTATTCATTACGACTCAATGTTAGAGTTTGAAATGTGTTCTTCTCCAAATCAAATGCAAAACGGGTGGCTTTACCTACATCCGTGGAATCAGGAATTGCGGTTAATAAGATATGGTTATCAAAAGCGTCCGAAGATAGTGTTATGTTGGTGTATGTATCCCCATTTTCGCTAATAATAGCACCAGAATATAGGCAGACTGTGGAACCACTTCCCAAATCGTACTGGTATAAACCGGGTTGCCCCTTATCCCAGAAAAACATTTTATTATCGAGATACATTTCACTACGAGTCCCTTGATGCCATTGACAAAGAGACTGTTGTTGCCCATCAGTTGAAAACAGAACAAGTTCATGTACTTGTTGCTTAAAGGCATTAACAATATCTTCACTGGAAAGGTCTTCGGTTATTGTAATCGGATTTAAAATGTTTTTTATTACAATTTTATCTTGATAGGTTCCTACGATAAAATGTCGTGCATTCTGTGAAAGCTGACAGATTTCATCTTTTTCGCCGCTCGTTATATTTAGCTGTATTAGTGAGAGAGGAGAACTATTTCCATCTTCTTGTACAAAATAGTTGAGATAATATAAATTCTCCGAATCCGAAGCAATACAACCATCTGCGATAGTTTCGTTAGGAGCGAGCCATGTGAGAATCTGACGGTTGGAGCCATCAAGATCATATTTCGCAATATATCCTCGTTGCATATCGGTTTCACTATCAGCAAAAGCAGGGGTGTTTAATTTGAATAGAATAAGATATTCAGATGTAAGCGAGAAATAGCAACCACCTACGGTACTTTTGAGCCAACTAGAATCAGACTCGTTATTGTGTTCACCGGTTATACGACTTGAAAGATAAATACGGCTTTTCGATGCGTAATCAGTATAGAGAATGTTGCCATCCCCGACAGGTCTGTATAGAACTTCATAGCATCCATTCTTATTACCGACCATACCAGAAGCAATTATCCCGTTATGCGAAGATATGATATTCATTTGTGATGAAGAGAGGGGAGTTTCTGTAGAGAGAGGTGCTTCTTGAATTGTCTCGGGATTCTCCGCAGACGAAATAAAATCTTGTTGGGAGCTTTCTGCGGTATATATTCCACAAGAAGAAAAAAATAAGGTAATACATAGACAGAGAGCTAAAAGGCGCGTATGCAAATATTTCATACTCTAACCAGACCTTTCTACAGCGCAAGAAACACTGTAAAGATGTGAGAGGTTTCTAAACCTAAATTTTATATTTATCTTAAACTTAAATCTATGGGTGAAAAAGAACGCCACAGTCAGATTGACTATGCTGACTGTGGCGGAACATTAAATAGAAAGGGAAAAGTTAATCTTGATTCAAGCGATCAAAATGAGCCCAAGTGGTCGGCTTACTAGTCCATCTACAGATTCTGCCGTATTCATTGTAGGGTGTTGTATTTTGATTTGTAACTGTAACACCGTAGTTGGCGTATGTTCCGGTCTGCCGAGATAGTGTG
Protein-coding sequences here:
- a CDS encoding ATP-binding cassette domain-containing protein is translated as MKRALSGVSLTLTPGLYGLLGPNGAGKSTLIHIITGTLAPDSGEVLWCGRPARGIAFRRVLGYMPQQQGLYDSYTGRRFLAYMAALKEIPRKTVASEIARVAAAVNLTAELDKRLSAYSGGMKQRLLLASALLGDPKLLILDEPTAGLDPKERVRLRELLADMAKDRIILVATHVVSDVETVATKVILLRAGKIVDAAPVPELIEKYAPGQGLEDVYLNVFGEGDGK